The Gemmatimonadaceae bacterium DNA segment TCAAGCCCACGTCGGCGAGCACGCTCAAACGCCTGACGAATACCCTCGCCAAAACCGCAGCCGCACCGCGCCAGCGGGCGGAGGATGTCATCCCGTTCGCCGATCAGGACGACGACGAAACGCTCTCGGTGTTCTAGTCGCGCGTCAGTAGCCGCGTACGGCGAGGAACGCTTCCCAGAGCGAGTCCCAGATCGGCAGGTTCATCGGCGTCCCCAGCACCGCCAGTTCCAGCACGCTGAGGGCGCCGATGACCACGAGCAGCATACGCGACTGACGACGCGCCGGCTGCTGCTCGCGAATGGCGTAGATGGCCGTGAACAACGTGTAGGCCAGCACAACGGCCATCGCGATGGGCAGGAACAGACTGTTCCGCTGCGGCCCGAAGTAGCTCTCCAGATAGGCCAGCGGCTCCGGGAAGAAGCCACGCCCCGGATTCTCCACGCCAAGGTAGATGGCCACACTGGCCGTCTGGTGCACGCACCAGAAGAGCAGCGCCGCATGCCACCCCACCTTGTTCACGCTGCGGCGCGTGAGCGCCCACGCCAGGACGAGCACGCCGAGCATCCCGAGCTCGTACCAGAGCATCGAATGCACCGCGCGCACGGCGAGTGAGAAGGTCAGCGGCTCGGCCGGAATCGGGCGACGCAGTTCCGGCGGCCCGATCAGCCAGCCGCCATAGAAGCAGACCTGGATCCACGTCCAGAGAAACGCGCCGCCCAGGAAGCTGCGCCGCGCCGCGCTCGGGGTGTCCCGATCGCGCTCGAGATAGACCAGCGACGCGCCCCACGCCGCCATCAGCGACGCGACCAGCAGCCCCATCATGCGCGTCGCCGCCGTGCGCTCGAGCGCGAACACGATACCGGTGGCGCTCCACCAGAACAGCACGACCACAAAGAACGACCGCAGCGCCACGCGCAGCGTCGTTTCGCGCGTCGCGATGTCGGTGGAGACCAGCGTACTCGGATGGCGCACACGGACGAGCGACATGAAGCGCGTCATGCGCGCCGTCGCCGCCGATACCACACCCGTCGCCACGGTGGTCATGCGCCGCCCTCCGCCATGGAGATGGCGGTACGCACCAGACCGTTGAGCGCCTTCGCATCGGCACTGGGGAGCAGCACATACCGCGCCTTCATGGCTTCGGCGATGCGGCGCGCGACCACTTCGCCACGCGGGCTCGTGTCCACGAACAGGGCGGGAATGTGCAGCGCCGCAAAGCGCGCACCGGCCGAGAGGGCATCGACCTCCGCCTGCTTGCGCCCAGGCTGCCCATCACGCGCGATGTTGGCACGGCCGTCGGTCATCATCACCACCAG contains these protein-coding regions:
- a CDS encoding DUF3623 family protein, translating into MTTVATGVVSAATARMTRFMSLVRVRHPSTLVSTDIATRETTLRVALRSFFVVVLFWWSATGIVFALERTAATRMMGLLVASLMAAWGASLVYLERDRDTPSAARRSFLGGAFLWTWIQVCFYGGWLIGPPELRRPIPAEPLTFSLAVRAVHSMLWYELGMLGVLVLAWALTRRSVNKVGWHAALLFWCVHQTASVAIYLGVENPGRGFFPEPLAYLESYFGPQRNSLFLPIAMAVVLAYTLFTAIYAIREQQPARRQSRMLLVVIGALSVLELAVLGTPMNLPIWDSLWEAFLAVRGY